Within Suricata suricatta isolate VVHF042 chromosome 12, meerkat_22Aug2017_6uvM2_HiC, whole genome shotgun sequence, the genomic segment CTGAGAAGTGAAACCAGAATTTGGACCCACCATGTCTGACTCCAGATCCCGCTAACTCCCTACTTtctaaatgttcagtaaatggtaACCAATGATCATTATTACTCTATAATGATGGAGGATTACTGTCTTCCTTTCAAAGAAACTTCTGGATACTGCCTTTTATCCCAAAGGCAAGGAACCCCTGAGGATGCAGGAATACTTTATAAGACTACATTTGAGAGAATCTGGAGTTGATAGAGATAACCTCCTGAGAAAGGAGGCTGTTTTTGTTGTGGAGTGAGGGGAAGACCCCCCAGGCTTTCCAGATTCTTATAGCCCCTCCCATATGCAAGATCCTATGacccttctctccacccccaatTGACCCTTCATTTCAAAGGAGCTAAAAGTGCGAGTTGCCCCAGGTCCAGATTCTGGCATTCACAGAAGGCATCTTCCATAAAGAGGGAAATTGGAAGAAATGTTCCAAATACCTCCCAACCTTGGACCAGGTTAACATGGTGGGAAGTAACTCAAGTCTTAGCCCCTTTTCCATGTTTCACCCTCCCAGccatcttccttctctccagcACAAGGCCTGAGGCCCCATTACTTACTGGGAAAGATCCAGCCATGCAGACCAGATCTCTGGACATTCACTAGAAGGGTGCATTAGACCAGGATGCTCAAAAGTCTAGACGACTCCATTCTGAAGAAGAGCTGGCTTGTTCGGTGATTCCAGAATATGAAAATGTCTGGCTGACTTTGTCCAGCCTATTTCTTCAGGAGTCAGTATCTTGGATGTGAGAGCTGGAGTCAAGCCAGCCACCTCCTATCCTGCTGGGAACACCAAGTTCCCAAGATCATCAATGTAACCAGCTGGCATCTACAGCTCACAGCCCGGGAGAAGGGTCTTTTCTTGGATGGTCATGATGCTCAACAGCTTGGGGTAGCCTGGGCCTTCTGGTCCATGATGGGGCATGGGAAAAACTTGTTTCATTTTCCAGGTAAACTTAGGAGTAAATGCCACCATCAGGGGTCTTGATAAGTTTGAGAGTTATGGAATGTCTCATGGTCTCTgggtccctttctccctctcccatgctctcccccaaccttctcccttttctctttgggTAGTTCAGAATCTTTGTCCAAAGCCAAAGAGTAAATATGTTGCTATAGAGTGGAGTGTGAGGAACGAGGAGCCTGTCAGCCGAATTTTAGATACTGTTTGTCAAGGTCGTATTGCTTTGAGAGCAGCAGAGAATGTCAGCAGAGCTTATAGTGCAAACTCCTTGTTGTCAGAGGAGGAACTATAAAATGGGGAGGATGCTTGAGAGACTAACCCCAGTAAAGGTGTATCGGCAGCAGAGCTGCTGGTTTCTTCtgtttatatttacttaaattcCTGTTAACACACAGCACAATATTAGTTCCAAGAGTAGAAttcactgattcatcacttacatacaacacccaatgcttatCATAGAAAGTGCCGTCCTTAATAGccatcacccatctagtccaTCCCCAAACCCCTCTGCCTCCATCAACTTTTAGTTTGTTGTCTAtgattaagagtctcttatagtctactcctctctccccaccccctacccacgGCTTCTGGCTTCTGACTGGACTGGTGGAAGGGCTGTGGAGAGAGTGCTGGAGAATTTGGCAGCATTCCTACATAGACTCCACAATGCCAGCTAGTCAGtcctggcagagggagagactctCTTCAAAGAGGAAATGTTATCTGTAGGGTCCCCATTTCTTTCCTCAACTAGCTGTTGCACTTTTAGGCCACAATTTGTTTCTATTTGTCCTACATGATGGGTagaagccagacaaagacagCTGTATCATCAGTGAGTGACTATATGGTCACAAAATTTAGGATCACAGACAGAGGCCCCTGTGGAATCTGTGGTGTGTGTTTCAGCCTATTAACAGTGATATTCTCAGATAGGAAGGCCTGAGACACCCTTGGGGGCATATTTACTCAAAGTGAGTCCCACAGGCAGTCCCTTGGCAGACATCCCTCCACCACCACAGGCAGCATTGTGACTGGACCGGTCTTTGTGGTTCTTCTTATGATCACAGGACTTACCTCTGACACACCATCACGGAACTTCAGAGCACACCATCTATTATTACTCACAAGCCCTGGAGGTTATGTGGCATGCCAGAAGGCCACACAGGAAGTGGTGAACAAAGAGAGGGGTAGAAAGTGCAGACCCGGGACTCTGCCTTTATTAGGATCCGAGGGCAAAATGTCTAGGGTTTCATTGGTTCActttttattggtgaatttaaagCATATAAAAGTAGGAATTaaggtgtggggagggagagtcAGGGTCACTCAGGTGGTCAGTTATCTAGGTTCCTCAAGGCCCTTCCAAAAGGGGAACTTCATGGATAAGGACAGCCTGGTTCATTATCTAGCTGTGTTGTTGGTATCTTTGTTCTACAGCTGGAGCCAGAATAAACACTTGGTGCAAACTGCTGGATGAGCAAGAGAGATATGTGAATGAATGGAGGGCTCATAGTATGATAAATGGGAAGAATATGAGGAAAGATGGGTGAGGGTATCATGGATATTTGGGTGCATGAATACATGAACATGGTTGGGTGGATGAATGGCTGGGTGAAGAAATGGATTGGATTGAACATAAAGATGGATAGGTTAGTAATGGGACGAATGGAGAATTGATGGAAACTCTTTGAATAGCAAGTAGATGAGTGAACTGTTAGGTAGATGGAGGGGAGAAATGATGGAGACCTATGTTGACAGGTATAAGAATGTGTGTatacaaaagatgaataaagattGGATATGAAACAGGTAGCTGGATAGGTAGAAAGATGAGTGAGAAGGGTAAATTGATGGatatataagtgaaaaaaatgaatggaaagattGATAAATTTAAAGGTTTGTCAAAGCAGactggggaggggatgggactGAATGATTGGTGGATATTAGGGACAGGGTAGAAGCATGAGTATATGAATCAAAACATTAACCAAAATaattatgtagaaaataattCATACTACTCTAAGTAATACACATGAAAGTGGATCGATTTTAGCAACATATAAAAGACCAAAATTTAGAGAGGAAGAGGTAGAAAGCCTATATGCACTTAaggtaaagttaaaaaatattagtaaaaatagggttgcctgcatagctcagtctgttgaacgcctgactcttgattttttgctcaggtaatgatctcacagtttgtgggatcaagccctgctctgggctctgtgctgagagtggagacTGCTAGggatctccctctccctctctttctgcccttcacctgctcacgcgccttctctttctctccctttccaaaataaggaaataaaaattattaaaaattatttaaaatataccacTAGAGAAGAAACCTTATTTAGTTGCTTTTGGAGCTCAATTTTGTGTAGCCattaaaaatggaagatattATAGAAAgttgccgctgtgaacattggggtacatgtgctcctatgcatcagcgcttctgtatcctttgggtaaatccctagcagtgctattgctgggtcataggggagttctatcgatagttttttgagggaaagggagggaggggggtgatggtcatggggggggcacttgtggggagaagcactgggtgttaaatggaaaccaacttgataataaactatttaaaaaatggaagatattattaaaatattattatggaaaatattatttaaaatattacagatcATAGGTAGTgcttggatgactcagtcagtagagtatgcacctcttgatctcagggccatgagttcatgccccacacaTTGGGCATAGATATTactgaacagaaaataaaaataaattaaaatattacaaatcatAGGAAAAATAAGTAAGCTCCCTATTAGTTTTCCATGCTAGTTTGTTGAAACTGGTATGATTTCAatatcaaaatatacaaattaatagACCCATTTTTCTTTCAACTGTTGATGTGAAATTTCTGAATAAACTGTTAGCTAAAAGAACCTTTGGTGTATTAATAGAAATATCCCTTCAATATGATTAGGGTCAATCCAGGTATGCAAGGACAGTTCAATGTATGAAAATTTCATAATATAAGTTCTTATACTAAcaaattagaagagaaaattattaCATGTCTAGATGCTTGAAaggtatttgataaaattcaacagtaGTACCTAATAGCAGTTATAAATGTGtaagaagaaaacaatccaaGTGCAGTAAAATCTATTTATCCCAAAGTCCACAACAAATGACATCTCATACAGCAAGAGACACTGACTTTAAGATAAAGAACCAGGCAGGTATAGATGTCATTGCCTTTACTTTTAACATTATTTCAGAGGCTCTACGTTATTttaataagagaagaaaacaaagaaagtcaTCACGTTGGAAAAAGAGAGTCAAATTACTCATCATTTTCagatatgattatatataaaatctaagtAGACTCATTAAATActgttatatgtttttttctataattttaaaaaattttttaatgctttatatatattttttgagagacagagggagacagtgcaagcaggggagggtcagagagagagagacacacacacacagaatctgaagcaggctccaggctctgagctagctgtcagcacagagcccaatgtggggctcgaacccactaaccgtgagatcatgacctgagctgaagccggatgcttaaccaactgagccacccaggtgcccctctgtttttctaatagaactttaaaaaattatctcaaagaCTTTGTTTTaatcaagaatattttcttagaactcgtgtttttttcatttaattgctTCTATATTATACTATTGTTTTCGTTTCAGAAATATTTCTGAATccattcttcatatattttgtggggtttacatttatttgtttatttacttatttataatttattttttaagtttacatcatAGTTAGTTAGCGTATAGTGCAATATGAtatcaggagtagatttcttaatgccccttactcatttagcccatcctccctcccacatcccctccagcaacccttttttgttctccatttttaagagtgtcttatgtttttggccccctccctgtttttatattatttttgattccctTCCCTTATGATCATCtgatttgtatcttaaaatcctcataggagtgaagtcatatgatatctgtctttttctgattgactaattttgcttagcataataccctctagttccatccacatagttgcaaatggcaagattttcattctttttgattgtgaGTAGTGCTCCCTTgtgtatatatagcacatcttctttatccattcatccatcaatggatatttgggctctttctatcgtttggctattgttgatattgctgctataaacattggggtgcatgtgtcccttggaaatagcatacctgtatcccttggataaatacctagtagtgcaattgctgggtcatagggtagttcttttttaattttttgaggaacctccatactgttttccagagcagctgcaccagttttcattctcaccagcagtgcaaaagagttcccctttttccacattctcaccaacattggttgtttcccgagttgttaattttagccattctgattggtgtgaggtggcatctcattggggttttgatttgtatttccctgatgatgagtgatgttgaacatcttttcatgtgtctgttagcaatctggatgtcttctttggaaaagtgtctattcatgtcttctgtgcaTGTCTTCactcttcactggactatttggtttttttgggtgttgggtttggtaagttctttatagattttggatactgatcatttatctgatatgtcatttgcaaatatcttctctcatccCATCGATTaccttttagttttcctgattgtttccttcactgtgtggaAGGTTTTTATctcgatgaggtcccaatacttaatttttgcttttgtcaagtaagaagttcctgcagcccaaggtcaaagaggttgctgcctgtgatctcctctaggattttgatggtttcctgtcttacacttaggtcttttattcattttgaatttacttctCTGTATGGTGCAATAAAATGGTCCAggatcattcttctgcatgtctctcCAGTTGTCccaacaacatttgttgaagagactgtctttttcccattgggtattcttttctgctttgttgaagattagttggccagaGATTTGTGAATCCATTtctggatgcaaaaattcccaacaagatactagcaaacatgatccaacaatacattaaaagaattattcaccacaatcaagtgggatttatatctgGGATTCAGGcaggttcaatatccacaaatcaatcaatgaaatACATCATCACGtggataaaagaaaggataagaaccacatgatcctctcaattgatgcagaaaaaacatttgacaaaacatagtgtcctttcttgataaaaatcctcaagaaagtagggatagaaggaacatgcATCAAGATCATAAAGACCATAAATGAAAGACTCACAGTTAATATCATCAtcatgggggaaaactgagagctttccccctaaggtcaggaacatgacaaggatgtccattcccACTACTGTCATTCAACatatgttggaagtcctagcctcagaaattagacaacaaaaagaaataaaagcgtCCAAATCAgcagggaagaagtaaaactttcattcttcacagaagacatgatcgtctatatggaaaacccaaaagactccaccaaaaaactgctagaactgatccatgaattcagcaaagtctcaggatataaaatcaacatacaaaaatcaattgcatttctataaagcaataatgaagcagcagaaagaggaataaaggaatcaattccacttacaattgcaccaaaaaccataaaataccttgggagaaacctaaccaaagaggtaaaagatatatacatgcaaaattatagaaagcttatgaaagaaattgaagaatatgcaaaagaaatggtaaaacattccatgctcttaggttggaagaacaaacattattgtcaatactacccagagcaatctatatattcaatgcaatccctatcaaaataacaccagcatccctaacagaggtagaacaaacaattctaaaatttatatggaaccaaaaaagaccccaaatagccaaagtattattgaagaagaaaaccaaagctggaggcatcacagttccagagttcaagctgtattacaagctgtaatcatcaagacacgaaggtattggcacaaaaacagacacatagatcaatggaataaaatattgttatacTTCTTAAGACAACATGGCAAGGTAATTGgtagaagataaaattgataGCTTTTTCTTATGTTACTCACAATTAATCACATTGATGATAAAATTTTCCActgattattcattttgaggTTCCAGACACTTCAGGCCACAATGGGAACAGCACTTCTGTGACACTGGGCAATCATTATCCTGTAGGCACTTGGGTCTTTCCAGCTTGGAACACACCACAGGCTTGTGCGGGCAGAACCCTGATTTGGCTTTATGGGATAAAATAAGACACTTGATCTTGAAATATTGATTATAGTTTGAGACAAATTTGGGAGATTGGGATTTCTTCTGATGAAGTCTCTTATCCTTCTCCATAGAGTAACAACAAACTGTAAAAGGCAGAGTATCAACTTTCTATGGCAAAAAATTTGAGGAGTATCAAAAAGGCTTGCCATCTCCGAGTTACAAAATCTGTTAGGACTCCTGCTGGCCCTCAAAACACTAAGGGATTTTTTTGGGTTATCTGATCCTAGATTACCAGAGATAAAAGGGATATGAGAGAGCACCcagaacttcctttaaaaaaaaaataaatggtagaatTGAGGGAAAGTGAGTTGCATACAGCCATAATGAAAATGAGTAAAAGAGTTGAAAGGTCTTGGATTCCTTCCACGATATTGAGCTTTGACTCAAAATACTAACAATCCCTGGGACAAGACTGTACTAACTCAGCACTCCATGAAGGAATGAGCACTAGGCTCAGAGTCTACAAAGTTCACTTATACCCCAACAACATTTCTCCACCAATCGACACGCCAGCATACCTACAGAATGTGAATATGCTCTGCATGCTCTGAAGTTCTGTGCAGACATAAGGGCTTGTTAGGAATTTACATAATGgttataatatttttttgtacAAATCAGTGGGTATTGCCACTTGCCAGCCATTGGAGATGAgactcagaataaataagttcTCATGGGGAAAAATAAGCAGTGATACTATGCATGATTGTTTTGAAGACTAGCAAATTAGTTTCCTGAGATCAGAAGGACAACACAAGAGCAGCGATTGGGCATTACAAAAGGAAAAGTTCACAAGAGACCCCTTAGGTCAACTGAAGGGCTATCTCCTATTCCATGGGACAATATGGCATCCTTAGCATATGCCCCTGAGACTTTGGGAGGTATACCCAAGTCCTCACCTGTCCAAGCCATGGCACAAACAAAGCCACAGGTGGATTCACAACATTTGTCACTTTGGGGGCAATCGATGTCACTCTTACACAGAGCTGAACACTTCATACGGCTCTTGAAAGGGAAGAGTGGGCAATGTCCTTCCTTGACTAAAACAAGAACAGATGTGAGTTCTCTCAAACCCCAGCCCATCTCACCCCTTTAAAcaactttcccttcccctccaaaCTAGTATCTCTTTCTATCGCTTAGTTCACTCTACCCTGATGACCTCTGGTAGGCTGTGGAGGAATGTAATGCATCACCATCTCATGGGATGTAGTAGAAAGAGAGTTAGACTTAGTGTTTGAAGCCCCAAGGGAGAAGATGACTCCCCATATCAGGGTGGCAGCTGCAGATGTGGtaagaagtggtcagattctggatctATTTTCAAGGTAGAGCTCAAATGATTTCCTAACTCAATGGATGTGGATCGAGAAAGAGCAATGCTGATTCCTCAGGGGTGTAtttagaagggttttttttttttttcaaccaagcCAGGGAGAACTATGGACAGAGCAGGTTTGAGGTGGGAGAGCAAACATAAGTGGTTCTGTTTCGGACAAATGATGTGTGAGATGTTTTTGAGATCCTGACAGAGGAGTAAATTAGGCAGTTGGAGTTTGGGAGTCACATTCAGGCTGGAGATACAACTGTGTGAACTACTAGGGAAGAGATGCATTGAAATCAATTCTTTAGAATTTTGTGCATGTTTTCTGTTGTCCTTCGCTGATTGCAAATTCTATGAGAGTAGgaagtatttcctttcttcttcttcttccccttccccttctaccttttcttcctcttcctgttctccttgttctcccttttcctcttcttcctcctactgcttctccttctacctcttcttcctcctcctcctcctccttattctctttctctttcttccccttctcttccttttccttctctccctcttccttcttcttcttccttagaTCAGATTCTGACAGACTGTAGTGTGTTTGACTCTCTGAACTATTGTTAGGTTCTTTCTGAGGCCTAAACATAAACTTCCCCAAACCCAGCCCAAACCAATTTCCGTAGGCTCTTCTTCCTGCTGGCTTCTGAGGGACAACCAAGGTCTAGTGTATAGTGCCATAATTCCTCACAACCTCCTGCAAAGGGTCAGGCCACAAGATTGCCTTGGCCACTCAGGCTCACTCAGCCTTTAGACTTAAAATTCCAGATCTACCTCTGACCCACTGTGAATCCTTGGGCAACTAACTTTAcctctctgttttcttgtctgtaaaatggaggtgattGTATACATTTCAGCCTGCATTGCAGAATCTGAGGTCAAAGTTCTAGTGCTACCTTGTAAAGTTAAACAGTGCTTGTTTTGAACATCAAAGGTCACCATCTCAATTATTACCATTTAGCAAACCCACACTACTGAACAGCCACCATGTCAAAGTTTGTGTTCTGATCACATGTAATCTTACCAACAACTCAACAATGACTTTTGTTATTCCAGTATTACAGGGGAGGGAACTGAAACTCAACAGGTGAAGAAATTTGCAGTAAGTGGGAAAAAAAGGgttttatttatgtcatttgGCACTTAAACTATGTAAGACTGCTTCCCAACATTACTGCTGATGGTCATTATCATGAGGAATTAACCCACAGCCCTCACCTTCACCCCATCTTATTAGTCACCTACTCCATGCTCTATCCCTATTTCTTGGGAAACTAGAGCTGATCTGATTATGCTTCATTTTTGGGTGAGTCCTCAGCTAATACTCAACAGGTATGTGCAGTTTCTCATTTTCATGGCAAAACAACTCCATCAACTCAATactattattacccccattttgtAGACAAGAAAAACTGAAGCTCATGGAAGCAGGAAACTGACCCTAGACTATCTGTTCAGTGAGCAAGTGAGCTAAACttgaacaaaatattttagcCTCAAAGCCTGAGCATATAACTATGCTGCTATACTATTTCTAGTTACACCAGGCCCTCAGGTGGCCAGGCATATAAGTCTCACCAATTAACGGGCACGCCATTGTGCAGTGTTCCTCACTGATGAAGTTGTTGGCATTCCCATGGCAGCCTCCATAGGTAAAGGGTTTGCAGAGGCGATATTTATTGTCGAAATACCAGTGCGTGATATTAATGTTACATCTTCCTTGGTCTAAGGGTAGCAGGCAGGGTTCTGAGGGCAGGAAGCAAAGAGGGAAGAACATAAAGGGTAGCACAAAAAGAGAAGAGGTCAGGCCTTCACCTTTGTACAATTCTTGGTATTAGATTCAAGTCATAAGGAGAGCCATCATCAATAAAAGTTCTAGCCCAGCTCTACTACAAATACTCTATGTCGCATAGAATCTCTGAGcatcatttctacattttaaaagacatagtGAAAAGCATATGAGGTGCTTTGGAACTGATCTTTCTTCTCTACTGCCCTGAGCTTAGGGAGGACAAGACTTGTTCAGCGGCCATATCCAAAGTGCCTAGCgtagcacctggcacatagaaaCAGTGAAAcatcaagaaggaaagaaaaagagcctCTCATGTTCGGAAACTGATGATAGCTCACAGCTGAGCCATGGTGTTCTCCTGTCAGCTCGTAACTAGCTCACCAGCCAGCCACATCAAACAAGGTCACTCTGGGACCATTAAAAAGGGAGACCAAAAAACAGTAATTGTGAAAGCCACAGAATCCCCAACACCTATGAGTGATTCATGCTTCACTAACCATTATGGATGCTTGAATGTTGGACCAAAGAAGACCAACATCAATATTATCCAGTTGCCATCCACCCTGCCTAGACTCATTGTTTGTATTTGAAGGTTAGAATctaattagagaaagagaaaagtgtgaCCTCTTGCCTCTTTGTCCTACCATCCAAGCGAATCATTCAGCAAATTCTAGATGGGGCAGGAAGTAAGACACCTCAAAAAAGCCTCTGTGCCCTCCGCCTTTGTGCCACTACCTTTGAGCGGATCCATGCACTTCTTCCCACAGGCGAATGAACAGCATTTCGTCTGTTCTATGCACTGCTCATCAGTTTTGCACAAATCTGGGACTTTAGTTTCACAGGTGATCCTCTCATGGGGGCACACTCCTGGTTTCACTACAAGAGAATAATGTCCACATTCACATCCCTTGAGGGTTTCGGCTCTCCTCCCGTGGCAAAGGGGAATAGTGACATTCTCTCAGCCCTCTTCTCTACCTTCCGGCCTCAGTGCTTGCTCTGCTTATATTATGGGCTGGGTCTGCCTCTCACCACTTGTAGCTCATTTAGATCAATCTGAATCAGGAAACTGTGCTAAGGtaggagggaagggaagcatcTCAGATTCTACAGCAGGGAGTTAAATAGGGACCAAGAGCCTTACCTTAAGTTCCAGAGCTCCTCTCTTCTCTTGAAACTTACTACTTTACTGTCTAGTTCCTCTGCCTCCAGTATCTCAGTTGACAGGGGAAATTAATTAAGAAGTGGTGGAAATATCATGGAAATAGGAGTATTGTGGACACGATACCCGATTTGGGCCCCTGACCCCTTGTGAGCTCAAGACAACCTGATTTCCACTATATAACTTCACAGTTATGGTGCAGTGAGAGGAAACCTGTAAGACAGACCTGGCGTGGCAGCCTGACTCCAACATGACTAGCTACGTTATCTTGGGGGAAAAAGTCTTCCTTCTGAGTCCTAAGctttccagttatgaaatgagaattttaatCTCTTCCTTGCAGTCTGCTTATAAGAATAAGGAGAATTATGTCTGTAATGCATTCAACACAGTGTCTTGCACATGGGAACAGCTTGGCAGATATGCGTTTGCTTCCTCCCTTTGTAGGGCTAAGCATGGCCTCCTCATATCCATGCCTGTAGGAGGCAGAGTCCTAAAGTTGCATCCCCTAGATTCCCATCCTCTGGCTATTGAATTAAACATGAATTTAGATACTGCTATGAAGGAATTTCATAGATGGAATTAACGTTCCAAGTTAATTGACCTTAAAATATAGAGATTATCTGAGTGGGCCAGACCTAAGCTGTTGAGTCCTTTAAAAGGGAGATGTTTTCCCCTGACAAATggagaaaaagtaagagaaattaGAAGTGTAGGAAGAATCCAACATGCTATTAGTATCTTTGAGGACAGAAGAAGCTAATTGCCCTGGACTGAGGGTGACCTCTCTGAAAGCAACCTCAGTAGTGCAACTGCTACAGCCAGTCAACATGGATGAAAACCCTGGGTCCCAAATGGAAACCTCAGCTTTGGGTCACATCCTGATTTCAGCCTGGTGAGAACCTGAGCAGAGACAGAACCTGAGCCAGAACACCGC encodes:
- the WFDC8 gene encoding WAP four-disulfide core domain protein 8, yielding MLATPHPRALRYPLQDLVKSWVSCQAHTQTSRVNIMKWLFLQLLTLCCLVISPAAGSFNNYAESHPERRSNIIIEPRLRRCTRLPSDHECGRKCTRDWQCDVGYECCYSFCNTICMNVRKAVKPGVCPHERITCETKVPDLCKTDEQCIEQTKCCSFACGKKCMDPLKEPCLLPLDQGRCNINITHWYFDNKYRLCKPFTYGGCHGNANNFISEEHCTMACPLIVKEGHCPLFPFKSRMKCSALCKSDIDCPQSDKCCESTCGFVCAMAWTAKSGFCPHKPVVCSKLERPKCLQDNDCPVSQKCCSHCGLKCLEPQNE